Proteins encoded by one window of Glycine soja cultivar W05 chromosome 15, ASM419377v2, whole genome shotgun sequence:
- the LOC114387441 gene encoding zinc finger CCCH domain-containing protein 48-like isoform X1: MDTKFARRTERIGRTTCSYWIAGKCNRNPCRFVHIETPSPPAACGYGNTAYSYGKKPHSSSLNTPKYGSKKALLRDNGDRGDATRVAKAFKKSSPRICKYWINNNCVHGEQCLYLHSWFRGDGFSTVTKLQEHKKVITGIALPVGSDKLYSGSTDGTVRIWDCHTGQCAKVINLGAEVTSLISEGSWIFVGLQNAVKAWNIQTMSEFTLDGPKGRVRAMTVGNNTLFAGAEDGVIFAWRGSSKADSPFELVASLTGHTKPVVCLVVGCKMLYSGSMDQSIKVWDMDTLQCTMTLNDHTDAVTSLICWDQYLLSSSSDRTIKVWACIEAGSLEVIYTHTEENGVVSLFGMPDAEGKPILFSSCRDNSVHMYELPSFSERGRLFAKKDVALIELGPGGLFFTGDESGLLMVWKWLEVPKVASS, encoded by the exons ATGGATACAAAGTTTGCACGAAGGACTGAGCGCATTGGTAGAACAACATGCTCTTATTGGATAGCTGGAAAATGTAACAGAAATCCATGCAGATTTGTGCACATAGAGACACCATCTCCACCTGCTGCTTGTGGTTATGGCAATACTGCATATAGCTACGGAAAAAAGCCCCATTCCTCCTCTTTGAATACCCCGAAATATGGTTCAAAGAAAGCATTGCTTAGAGATAATGGAGATAGAGGAGATGCAACAAGGGTTGCTAAGGCTTTCAAGAAATCATCACCAAGGATATGTAAATACTGGATCAACAACAATTGTGTACATGGTGAACAATGCCTGTATCTGCATTCATGGTTTCGTGGTGATGGGTTTTCCACAGTAACGAAACTTCAAGAACATAAGAAG GTTATCACTGGCATCGCACTTCCTGTTGGATCCGACAAACTTTATTCTGGCAGCACTGATGGGACAGTTAGGATATGGGACTGCCATACTGGTCAATGTGCTAAAGTCATCAATCTTGGTGCTGAGGTTACCTCTTTGATCAGTGAGGGGTCATGGATTTTTGTTGGTCTGCAAAATGCTGTCAAG GCTTGGAATATCCAGACCATGTCAGAGTTTACTCTTGATGGACCCAAAGGCCGAGTCCGTGCCATGACTGTTGGCAACAATACACTCTTTGCTGGTGCAGAG gaTGGTGTCATTTTTGCTTGGAGAGGAAGCTCTAAAGCCGATTCTCCTTTTGAACTGGTTGCATCTCTCACTGGCCACACTAAACCAGTGGTTTGTCTGGTGGTTGGATGCAAGATGCTGTACTCCGGGTCCATGGACCAAAGCATAAAG GTCTGGGACATGGATACATTACAGTGTACAATGACACTAAATGATCATACTGATGCAGTCACATCCCTTATCTGTTGGGATCAATATCTGTTGTCAAGTTCATCTGACCGCACAATTAAAGTCTGGGCTTGCATTGAAGCAGGATCTTTGGAAGTGATATATACACACACCGAAGAAAAT gGTGTTGTTTCACTCTTTGGGATGCCTGATGCAGAGGGAAAGCCAATATTATTTTCCTCGTGCAGAGACAATTCAGTTCACATGTATGAATTGCCTTC ATTTTCAGAGAGGGGACGTTTATTTGCCAAGAAAGATGTGGCATTGATTGAGTTAGGTCCTGGTGGCCTCTTCTTCACTGGAGATGAGAGTGGTTTGCTGATGGTATGGAAATGGTTGGAGGTACCCAAGGTGGCATCCTCTTGA
- the LOC114387441 gene encoding zinc finger CCCH domain-containing protein 48-like isoform X2, whose product MDTKFARRTERIGRTTCSYWIAGKCNRNPCRFVHIETPSPPAACGYGNTAYSYGKKPHSSSLNTPKYGSKKALLRDNGDRGDATRVAKAFKKSSPRICKYWINNNCVHGEQCLYLHSWFRGDGFSTVTKLQEHKKVITGIALPVGSDKLYSGSTDGTVRIWDCHTGQCAKVINLGAEVTSLISEGSWIFVGLQNAVKAWNIQTMSEFTLDGPKGRVRAMTVGNNTLFAGAEDGVIFAWRGSSKADSPFELVASLTGHTKPVVCLVVGCKMLYSGSMDQSIKVWDMDTLQCTMTLNDHTDAVTSLICWDQYLLSSSSDRTIKVWACIEAGSLEVIYTHTEENGVVSLFGMPDAEGKPILFSSCRDNSVHIFSERGRLFAKKDVALIELGPGGLFFTGDESGLLMVWKWLEVPKVASS is encoded by the exons ATGGATACAAAGTTTGCACGAAGGACTGAGCGCATTGGTAGAACAACATGCTCTTATTGGATAGCTGGAAAATGTAACAGAAATCCATGCAGATTTGTGCACATAGAGACACCATCTCCACCTGCTGCTTGTGGTTATGGCAATACTGCATATAGCTACGGAAAAAAGCCCCATTCCTCCTCTTTGAATACCCCGAAATATGGTTCAAAGAAAGCATTGCTTAGAGATAATGGAGATAGAGGAGATGCAACAAGGGTTGCTAAGGCTTTCAAGAAATCATCACCAAGGATATGTAAATACTGGATCAACAACAATTGTGTACATGGTGAACAATGCCTGTATCTGCATTCATGGTTTCGTGGTGATGGGTTTTCCACAGTAACGAAACTTCAAGAACATAAGAAG GTTATCACTGGCATCGCACTTCCTGTTGGATCCGACAAACTTTATTCTGGCAGCACTGATGGGACAGTTAGGATATGGGACTGCCATACTGGTCAATGTGCTAAAGTCATCAATCTTGGTGCTGAGGTTACCTCTTTGATCAGTGAGGGGTCATGGATTTTTGTTGGTCTGCAAAATGCTGTCAAG GCTTGGAATATCCAGACCATGTCAGAGTTTACTCTTGATGGACCCAAAGGCCGAGTCCGTGCCATGACTGTTGGCAACAATACACTCTTTGCTGGTGCAGAG gaTGGTGTCATTTTTGCTTGGAGAGGAAGCTCTAAAGCCGATTCTCCTTTTGAACTGGTTGCATCTCTCACTGGCCACACTAAACCAGTGGTTTGTCTGGTGGTTGGATGCAAGATGCTGTACTCCGGGTCCATGGACCAAAGCATAAAG GTCTGGGACATGGATACATTACAGTGTACAATGACACTAAATGATCATACTGATGCAGTCACATCCCTTATCTGTTGGGATCAATATCTGTTGTCAAGTTCATCTGACCGCACAATTAAAGTCTGGGCTTGCATTGAAGCAGGATCTTTGGAAGTGATATATACACACACCGAAGAAAAT gGTGTTGTTTCACTCTTTGGGATGCCTGATGCAGAGGGAAAGCCAATATTATTTTCCTCGTGCAGAGACAATTCAGTTCACAT ATTTTCAGAGAGGGGACGTTTATTTGCCAAGAAAGATGTGGCATTGATTGAGTTAGGTCCTGGTGGCCTCTTCTTCACTGGAGATGAGAGTGGTTTGCTGATGGTATGGAAATGGTTGGAGGTACCCAAGGTGGCATCCTCTTGA